Proteins found in one Acidobacteriota bacterium genomic segment:
- a CDS encoding alpha/beta hydrolase, whose amino-acid sequence MKHPTASAIVLLLLTVLASRVSAVEPQTVSFTTRDGVQITGSLFLPDKHPAPAVVLLHMMTRSRHDWDGAAQKFVDAGIAALSVDFRRAGQPQTNAKGGDDLADLVLDVEAARAYLAARPEIASGRIGIAGASVGANVAAIVAGNDASVRSLALLSPSLEYRNLRMEPALRKFGSRPALLVASSEDPYALRSARGMVSMGDGPRELRVLSGAGHGTVMLSRESDLATVLVDWFVRTLL is encoded by the coding sequence ATGAAGCACCCGACGGCATCCGCCATCGTCCTGCTACTGCTGACCGTCTTGGCCAGCCGTGTGTCGGCCGTCGAGCCGCAAACCGTGTCGTTTACCACGCGGGACGGAGTCCAGATCACCGGGTCGTTGTTCCTGCCCGACAAGCATCCGGCCCCGGCGGTGGTATTGCTGCACATGATGACGCGCTCGCGGCACGACTGGGACGGCGCGGCACAGAAGTTCGTCGACGCCGGCATTGCCGCGTTGTCGGTCGACTTTCGTCGCGCCGGTCAGCCACAGACAAATGCGAAGGGCGGCGACGACCTCGCGGACCTGGTTCTGGACGTCGAGGCCGCGAGAGCGTACCTGGCGGCACGGCCCGAGATTGCTTCCGGCCGCATCGGGATCGCCGGCGCATCAGTCGGGGCGAACGTCGCGGCGATCGTCGCAGGCAACGACGCGTCGGTCAGGTCGCTGGCGCTCCTGTCGCCGTCGCTGGAATACCGCAACCTGCGCATGGAGCCGGCACTCAGGAAATTCGGTTCGCGACCGGCACTGCTCGTGGCGAGCAGCGAGGATCCCTACGCCCTGCGCTCCGCACGCGGAATGGTCAGCATGGGTGACGGCCCTCGCGAACTCCGCGTGCTGTCTGGCGCGGGTCACGGAACCGTCATGCTGAGCCGCGAGTCGGATCTCGCGACGGTGCTGGTGGACTGGTTCGTTCGCACGTTGCTATGA
- a CDS encoding ribulose-phosphate 3-epimerase has protein sequence MAAMHPVVRQVREAGPVLSVGLVSADLMALGADVARLEQAGARVAHFDVMDGCYVPMLTVGPPFIKAVRTRMLKDVHLMIREPGTSVADYVAAGADIITVHPDACRHPHRVLQQIGSMTHADDVARPIARGVALNPGMPITALEPLVDEIDLVMLVAINPGFGGQKFLPATFGRIEAVRRIVAASGRDILLAVDGGITKANIGQLAGRGVDMVVTGSAVFDGDISANLDGMTRALRG, from the coding sequence ATGGCCGCCATGCATCCTGTCGTCCGACAGGTCCGCGAGGCCGGACCCGTACTCAGTGTGGGCCTGGTCTCGGCCGATCTGATGGCGCTCGGCGCCGACGTCGCCCGCCTGGAGCAGGCTGGCGCGCGCGTCGCGCACTTCGACGTCATGGATGGCTGCTACGTCCCGATGCTCACGGTTGGGCCGCCCTTCATCAAAGCGGTCAGGACCAGGATGCTGAAGGATGTGCACCTCATGATCCGTGAGCCGGGGACATCGGTCGCGGATTACGTGGCGGCCGGCGCGGACATCATCACCGTGCATCCCGACGCGTGCCGGCACCCGCACCGGGTCCTGCAGCAGATCGGGTCGATGACCCATGCCGACGACGTGGCGCGACCGATCGCCCGGGGTGTGGCGCTTAACCCGGGCATGCCGATAACCGCGCTCGAGCCGCTCGTCGACGAGATTGATCTCGTGATGCTGGTGGCGATCAATCCGGGCTTTGGCGGCCAGAAGTTCCTGCCCGCCACGTTCGGACGGATCGAGGCGGTCCGCCGTATCGTCGCCGCCTCTGGTCGCGACATTCTTCTGGCGGTCGATGGTGGGATCACGAAGGCGAACATCGGCCAACTGGCTGGCCGCGGCGTGGACATGGTCGTGACGGGCAGTGCGGTGTTCGACGGGGACATCAGCGCCAACCTCGACGGGATGACACGTGCGCTGCGAGGATAG
- a CDS encoding bifunctional aldolase/short-chain dehydrogenase — protein sequence MKNRWDEREAARMVERYGPRVGEPLALRTYASRLLGADPALVLHGGGNTSLKAEQRSALGEAVPAIFVKASGFDMATIEPEGHPVLDLTWLRRFRALDHLTDDEMVNQLRRALFDSRGPTPSIETLVHAFLPGIFVDHTHADAVLTLTNQRGGETLVREAFGDDVAILDYVEPGFLLAKAAAAAVEAAPAARGLVLLKHGLMTWGDTARASYESHIDLVARAEAFLAARSRKGARVTVSRTAVADAWERLGAVGPIIRGQLARRSGSAEPQWDRVVLSPLVNDQVLGALEQPDAKDSLVTPPLTADHLIRTRSLPLWFDAPAWDDLARFTDAFRAAVQAYSAAYESYLARHRATMQGGLETFAPLPRVVLLPGVGAICAGQDEQAAAISRDITAQTLQVKLAVAAIGAYEGLSECQLFEMEYRGVQHAKLAATRGSLAGRVALITGAAGAIGAGIAQGLLEQDCHVVVTDLAGERLDSLAGDLSRTFPGRVRAVPMDVTDEESVAGAFRRVASGWGGVDLVIINAGIAHVSPLTSMDVEVFRRLERVNIDGTLLVLAESGRHFALQGTGGDIVLVSTKNVFAPGAKFGAYSATKAAAHQLGRIASLELADHDVRVNMVSPDAVFGHGTRRSGLWAEVGPDRMKARGLDEAGLEEYYRTRNLLKARVTARHVANAVLYFATRQSPTTGATIPVDGGLPDATPR from the coding sequence ATGAAGAACCGCTGGGACGAGCGGGAAGCGGCGCGGATGGTCGAGCGGTACGGTCCGCGTGTCGGCGAGCCGCTGGCATTGCGAACGTACGCCAGCCGGTTGCTCGGTGCCGACCCGGCACTCGTGCTGCACGGCGGCGGAAACACGTCGCTGAAAGCGGAGCAACGTTCGGCCCTCGGCGAAGCCGTTCCGGCGATCTTCGTCAAGGCGTCGGGCTTCGACATGGCCACGATTGAACCCGAAGGCCATCCTGTCCTGGATCTGACGTGGCTGCGCCGCTTCCGCGCGCTCGACCACCTCACAGACGACGAGATGGTCAACCAGCTGCGGCGCGCGCTGTTCGACTCGCGCGGCCCGACCCCGTCGATCGAAACGCTGGTTCACGCCTTCCTGCCGGGGATCTTCGTCGATCACACCCACGCGGATGCTGTGCTTACGCTGACGAACCAGCGCGGCGGCGAAACCCTGGTGCGCGAGGCCTTTGGCGACGACGTGGCCATCCTCGACTACGTCGAACCGGGCTTCCTCCTGGCGAAGGCGGCCGCAGCGGCGGTCGAGGCTGCGCCGGCCGCGCGCGGCCTGGTGCTGTTGAAGCATGGGCTGATGACGTGGGGTGATACCGCCCGCGCCTCATATGAGTCGCACATCGACCTGGTCGCGCGGGCCGAGGCGTTTCTCGCCGCTCGATCGCGCAAGGGCGCCAGGGTCACCGTTTCGCGGACCGCTGTCGCCGACGCCTGGGAGCGGCTGGGGGCCGTTGGTCCGATCATTCGTGGCCAACTCGCGCGCCGATCTGGCTCAGCCGAGCCTCAATGGGATCGCGTCGTCCTCTCGCCGCTCGTCAACGACCAGGTGCTGGGAGCGTTGGAACAGCCTGACGCGAAGGACTCGCTGGTCACGCCACCGCTCACCGCCGATCACCTGATTCGCACCAGGAGCCTCCCGCTCTGGTTCGATGCGCCCGCTTGGGATGATCTCGCCAGGTTCACAGACGCATTCCGGGCAGCCGTGCAGGCCTACTCAGCAGCCTATGAGTCCTATCTGGCCAGGCATCGCGCGACGATGCAGGGCGGACTCGAGACGTTCGCTCCGTTGCCGCGCGTGGTGCTGCTGCCGGGCGTGGGCGCGATCTGTGCGGGGCAGGACGAGCAGGCCGCGGCCATCAGTCGCGACATCACGGCGCAGACGTTGCAGGTCAAGCTCGCCGTTGCCGCCATTGGCGCCTACGAGGGCCTGTCGGAGTGTCAGCTCTTCGAGATGGAGTACCGCGGCGTGCAGCACGCGAAGTTGGCCGCCACTCGCGGATCGCTTGCCGGGCGCGTGGCGCTCATCACGGGCGCGGCGGGAGCCATCGGCGCCGGCATCGCGCAGGGCCTGCTCGAACAAGACTGCCATGTGGTTGTGACCGATCTGGCTGGCGAGCGTCTGGACTCGCTGGCTGGAGACCTCAGCCGGACCTTCCCGGGGCGGGTGCGCGCGGTGCCAATGGATGTGACGGACGAGGAGTCGGTCGCCGGGGCGTTCCGGCGCGTGGCGAGCGGCTGGGGCGGCGTGGATCTGGTCATCATCAACGCTGGCATCGCCCATGTGTCGCCGCTGACGAGCATGGACGTTGAGGTGTTCCGGCGGCTGGAGCGGGTCAACATCGACGGCACCCTGCTGGTGCTGGCGGAATCGGGCCGTCATTTCGCTCTACAGGGCACGGGCGGAGATATCGTGCTCGTTTCGACCAAGAACGTGTTCGCACCAGGCGCGAAGTTCGGTGCGTACAGCGCCACCAAGGCGGCGGCGCATCAACTCGGTCGGATTGCGAGCCTGGAACTGGCCGATCATGACGTGCGGGTCAACATGGTGTCGCCCGACGCCGTCTTCGGCCACGGCACGCGCCGCTCCGGCCTGTGGGCGGAGGTCGGCCCTGACCGGATGAAGGCTCGTGGCCTCGACGAAGCCGGGCTCGAGGAGTACTACCGGACGCGGAATCTGCTGAAAGCCAGGGTGACCGCGCGGCACGTCGCCAACGCGGTGCTCTACTTCGCGACGCGCCAGTCGCCCACCACGGGAGCGACCATTCCGGTGGATGGCGGGCTGCCGGATGCGACGCCGAGATAG
- a CDS encoding pyridoxine 5'-phosphate synthase has protein sequence MRLAVNIDHIATIREARKAREPEPVAAAIIAELAGAEGITVHLRSDRRHIKDRDVELLRQVVQSKLNIEMAATREMVDIACRVKPDQVTLVPERPEEVTTTGGLDVAANLSAVRHAVERCRPAGIRVSIFVDAAAAQVEASREVGADAIEINTGPYADAPDDDRPQQLARIRESAERAARLGLEVLAGHGLNYFNVQPIVGVSHIIELNIGHSIVARAALVGLDRAVREMVALLRG, from the coding sequence ATGCGTTTAGCCGTCAACATCGATCACATTGCGACGATTCGCGAGGCGCGCAAGGCACGCGAACCAGAGCCGGTCGCGGCCGCGATTATTGCGGAACTGGCAGGGGCCGAAGGCATCACCGTGCACCTGCGGAGCGACCGCCGCCACATCAAGGACCGGGACGTTGAGTTGCTGCGGCAGGTGGTGCAGAGCAAGCTCAACATCGAAATGGCGGCGACACGTGAGATGGTCGACATCGCCTGTCGGGTGAAGCCGGACCAGGTGACCCTGGTTCCCGAGCGTCCCGAAGAAGTGACCACGACCGGTGGCCTCGATGTCGCTGCGAATCTCTCCGCCGTCCGGCACGCGGTCGAGCGATGCCGGCCGGCCGGCATCCGGGTGAGCATCTTCGTCGATGCGGCCGCGGCGCAGGTAGAGGCCTCCAGAGAGGTCGGTGCCGATGCGATCGAGATCAACACCGGGCCGTACGCGGACGCGCCTGATGACGACAGACCGCAGCAACTGGCGCGGATCCGGGAAAGCGCTGAACGCGCAGCGCGGCTCGGGCTCGAGGTGCTGGCCGGGCACGGGTTGAACTACTTCAATGTGCAGCCCATCGTCGGGGTTTCGCACATCATCGAACTGAACATCGGCCACAGCATTGTGGCGCGTGCCGCCCTGGTTGGGCTCGACAGGGCTGTACGCGAGATGGTGGCGTTGTTGCGCGGATGA